One genomic segment of Pseudomonas fortuita includes these proteins:
- a CDS encoding YbaY family lipoprotein, translating to MKKLFMLCCASLLAACSSQTPSNQASLDGEVFYLQRIALPPAATLSVELQDVSLMDAPAVTLARQAGPVKGNVPLPFHLIYDPAQVKPGHRYAVSARIELEGKLLFINTEHHGVMLDGSDPKSVRIKVDQVR from the coding sequence ATGAAAAAGCTCTTTATGCTGTGTTGCGCATCCCTGCTTGCAGCCTGTTCCAGCCAAACCCCATCCAACCAGGCCAGCCTGGACGGTGAAGTCTTCTACCTGCAGCGTATCGCCCTGCCGCCTGCCGCTACCCTGAGCGTGGAGCTGCAGGACGTTTCGCTGATGGACGCCCCCGCCGTGACCCTGGCCCGCCAGGCCGGCCCGGTCAAAGGCAACGTACCGCTGCCATTCCACCTCATTTACGACCCCGCCCAGGTCAAACCCGGCCACCGCTATGCGGTGAGCGCGCGCATCGAGCTGGAGGGCAAGCTGCTGTTCATCAATACCGAACACCATGGTGTCATGCTCGACGGCAGTGACCCGAAATCTGTACGCATCAAGGTCGACCAGGTTCGCTGA
- the plsB gene encoding glycerol-3-phosphate 1-O-acyltransferase PlsB, which yields MTRSPLRRLIFGALRRLLYLWVRSETINQSSMTLNLDRSRPVFYALPSPALTDLAVLDHECTKAGLPRPVLPVAVGQLQEPAGFFYLTPDPDWLGRQDKSGAPPTLERLVAAVSQHAEEDAQIIPVSVFWGQTPASESSPWKLLFADSWAVTGRLRRLLTVLILGRKTRVQFSAPIHLRELVQHNKGHERTVRMAQRLMRVHFRNLKTAVIGPDISHRRNLVKGLIHAPQVRQAIADEAQRENLPLAKAEAQALRYGNEIASDYTYTVIRFLEVVLSWFWNKIYDGIKVNHIEQVQGIAPGHEVIYVPCHRSHIDYLLLSYLLFRNGLTPPHVAAGINLNMPVVGNLLRRGGAFFMRRTFKGNPLYTAVFNEYLHTLYTKGFPVEYFVEGGRSRTGRMLQPRTGMLAITLRSFLRSSRTPVVFVPVYIGYERVLEGRTYLGELRGASKKKESVFDIFKVFGALKQRFGQVYVNFGEPIRLAGFLDEQQPGWREQDHGPQYRPAWLNDATTRLGETVARHLNEAAAINPVNLVALALLSTSRLALDERALTRVLDLYLALLRQVPYSPHTTLPDGDGQALIEHVRSMNLVAEQKDALGRILYLDEGNAVLMTYYRNNVLHIFALPALLASFFLSSSRMSRELLGQYVHALYPYLQAELFLRWTPEQLDEVIDQWLAALVEQGLLRQDNDIYVRPAPSSRQFVLLTLLARTITQTLQRFYMATSLLLNSGQNSLSAEGLEDLCVMMAQRLSILHGLNAPEFFDKTLFRHFIQTLLQQGVLHADGQGKLGYHDKLGELAEGVAKRVLSAELRLSIRQVALHRDDGLETSTL from the coding sequence ATGACCCGTTCCCCCCTGCGCCGCCTGATCTTCGGCGCCCTGCGTCGCCTGTTGTACCTGTGGGTGCGCTCCGAGACCATCAACCAGTCTTCCATGACCCTCAACCTTGACCGCAGCCGGCCGGTGTTCTATGCGCTGCCCTCGCCCGCGCTCACCGACCTGGCCGTGCTCGACCACGAGTGCACCAAGGCGGGGCTGCCGCGCCCGGTGCTGCCGGTGGCGGTCGGCCAACTGCAGGAGCCGGCCGGGTTCTTCTACCTGACCCCCGACCCTGACTGGCTCGGCCGCCAGGACAAAAGCGGCGCCCCGCCCACACTTGAGCGCCTGGTAGCTGCCGTCAGCCAGCATGCCGAAGAAGATGCGCAGATCATTCCGGTCAGCGTGTTCTGGGGGCAGACCCCGGCCAGCGAATCCAGCCCATGGAAGCTGTTGTTCGCCGACAGCTGGGCGGTGACCGGGCGCCTGCGCCGGCTGCTGACCGTGCTGATCCTGGGGCGCAAGACCCGGGTGCAGTTCTCCGCCCCCATCCACCTGCGCGAACTGGTGCAGCACAACAAGGGCCACGAGCGCACCGTGCGCATGGCCCAGCGCCTGATGCGCGTGCATTTTCGCAACCTCAAGACCGCCGTCATCGGCCCGGACATCTCGCACCGGCGCAACCTGGTCAAAGGCCTGATCCATGCCCCGCAGGTGCGCCAGGCCATCGCCGACGAGGCCCAACGCGAGAACCTGCCGTTGGCCAAGGCCGAAGCCCAGGCACTGCGTTATGGCAACGAGATCGCCTCGGACTACACCTACACGGTCATCCGCTTTCTCGAAGTGGTGCTCAGCTGGTTCTGGAACAAGATCTACGACGGCATCAAGGTCAACCATATCGAACAGGTTCAGGGCATAGCTCCCGGCCACGAAGTGATCTACGTGCCGTGCCACCGCAGCCACATCGATTACCTGCTGTTGTCGTACCTGCTGTTCCGCAACGGCCTTACCCCGCCGCACGTGGCGGCAGGCATCAACCTCAACATGCCGGTGGTGGGTAACCTGCTGCGCCGTGGCGGTGCCTTCTTCATGCGCCGCACGTTCAAGGGCAACCCGCTGTACACCGCCGTGTTCAACGAGTACCTGCATACTCTGTACACCAAAGGTTTTCCGGTCGAGTACTTCGTCGAAGGTGGCCGCTCGCGTACCGGGCGCATGCTGCAGCCGCGTACCGGGATGCTGGCCATTACCTTGCGCAGCTTCCTGCGCTCGTCGCGCACGCCGGTGGTGTTCGTGCCGGTGTACATCGGCTACGAGCGCGTGCTCGAAGGCCGCACCTACCTGGGCGAGTTGCGCGGTGCCAGCAAAAAGAAGGAGTCGGTGTTCGACATCTTCAAGGTGTTTGGCGCGCTCAAGCAGCGCTTTGGCCAGGTCTACGTCAACTTCGGCGAACCGATCCGCCTGGCCGGGTTCCTCGATGAGCAACAGCCCGGCTGGCGTGAACAGGATCACGGCCCCCAGTACCGCCCGGCCTGGCTCAACGACGCCACCACCCGCCTGGGCGAAACCGTGGCCCGTCACCTCAACGAGGCGGCCGCCATCAACCCGGTCAACCTGGTGGCCCTGGCGCTGCTGTCCACCAGCCGCCTGGCCCTGGACGAACGCGCCCTGACCCGTGTACTCGACCTGTACCTGGCCTTGCTGCGCCAGGTGCCGTACTCGCCGCACACCACCCTGCCGGACGGCGACGGCCAGGCACTGATCGAGCACGTGCGCAGCATGAACCTGGTGGCCGAGCAGAAGGACGCCCTGGGCCGCATCCTCTACCTGGATGAAGGCAATGCGGTACTGATGACCTATTACCGCAACAACGTGCTGCACATTTTCGCCCTGCCGGCGCTGCTGGCCAGCTTCTTCCTCAGCAGCTCGCGCATGAGCCGCGAACTGCTGGGCCAGTATGTGCACGCGTTGTACCCGTACCTGCAGGCCGAACTGTTCCTGCGCTGGACGCCAGAGCAACTGGACGAGGTGATCGACCAATGGCTGGCCGCGCTGGTTGAACAAGGCCTGCTACGCCAGGACAACGACATATACGTACGTCCGGCGCCCAGTTCGCGGCAGTTCGTGCTACTGACCCTGCTCGCCCGCACCATCACCCAGACCTTGCAGCGCTTCTACATGGCCACCTCGCTGCTGCTCAACAGCGGACAGAACAGCCTCAGCGCCGAAGGGCTGGAAGACCTGTGCGTGATGATGGCCCAGCGCCTGTCGATCCTGCATGGCCTGAATGCCCCAGAGTTTTTCGACAAGACGCTGTTCCGCCACTTCATCCAGACCCTGCTCCAGCAAGGCGTGCTGCATGCCGACGGGCAAGGCAAGCTGGGTTATCACGACAAGCTCGGCGAGCTGGCCGAGGGCGTGGCCAAGCGTGTGCTGTCGGCCGAACTGCGGCTGTCGATCCGCCAGGTGGCCCTGCACCGTGACGACGGCCTGGAAACTTCGACCCTCTGA
- a CDS encoding cold-shock protein, with protein MSSRETGNVKWFNDAKGYGFIQREGGADVFVHYRAIRGEGHRTLVEGQRVEYACVQGQKGLQAEDVVGL; from the coding sequence ATGTCGTCTCGTGAGACTGGGAATGTAAAGTGGTTCAACGATGCCAAGGGTTATGGCTTCATTCAGCGCGAAGGTGGTGCGGATGTGTTCGTCCACTATCGGGCGATCCGCGGTGAGGGGCATCGTACCCTGGTCGAAGGGCAGCGGGTGGAATACGCCTGCGTGCAGGGCCAGAAAGGCCTGCAAGCCGAAGACGTAGTAGGGCTCTGA
- a CDS encoding putative RNA methyltransferase yields the protein MLACPLCQAPLSRLDNSVMCPAGHRFDRARQGYLNLLPVQHKNSRDPGDNQAMVEARRDFLDAGHYAPVAHRLAELAAERRPGAWLDIGCGEGYYTALLAQALPAAEGYALDISREAVKRACRRAPQVTWMVASMARVPLADASCQFIASVFSPLDWAEARRLLSPGGGLMRVGPTSGHLMELREVLYDEVRPYADDKHLALVPEGMAHAHSETLEFRLNLAVPKARADLLAMTPHGWRASAEKRARVIDQPEPFEVTVSMRYDYFVRQD from the coding sequence ATGCTCGCCTGCCCTCTTTGCCAGGCGCCGCTGAGCCGGCTCGACAACAGTGTGATGTGCCCGGCCGGTCACCGCTTCGACCGAGCGCGCCAAGGTTACCTGAACCTGCTGCCGGTGCAGCACAAGAACAGCCGCGACCCGGGTGACAACCAGGCCATGGTCGAGGCCCGCCGCGACTTTCTCGACGCGGGCCACTACGCCCCTGTCGCCCACCGGCTGGCCGAGCTTGCCGCCGAGCGCCGGCCCGGCGCCTGGCTGGACATCGGCTGCGGCGAGGGCTACTACACCGCGCTGCTCGCCCAGGCGCTGCCAGCTGCCGAGGGCTATGCCCTGGACATCTCCCGCGAGGCGGTCAAGCGTGCCTGCCGCCGCGCGCCACAGGTCACCTGGATGGTCGCCAGCATGGCCCGCGTGCCGCTGGCGGACGCCAGTTGCCAGTTCATCGCCAGCGTGTTCAGCCCGCTGGACTGGGCCGAAGCCAGGCGCCTGCTCAGCCCCGGCGGCGGCCTGATGCGGGTCGGCCCGACCAGCGGCCACCTGATGGAGTTGCGTGAGGTGCTCTACGATGAAGTACGCCCTTACGCCGACGACAAGCACCTGGCCCTCGTCCCCGAAGGCATGGCCCACGCCCATAGCGAAACCCTCGAATTCCGCTTGAACCTGGCCGTGCCCAAGGCGCGCGCCGACCTGCTCGCCATGACCCCGCACGGCTGGCGCGCCAGCGCCGAAAAACGCGCCCGGGTGATCGACCAGCCCGAGCCGTTCGAGGTTACGGTTTCCATGCGTTATGACTATTTCGTGCGCCAAGACTGA
- the dapE gene encoding succinyl-diaminopimelate desuccinylase: MTAPAELSPTLQLACDLIRRPSVTPVDADCQAQMMKRLGAVGFALEPMRIEDVDNFWATHGSQDGPVLCFAGHTDVVPTGPVQQWQHEPFEALIDADGMLCGRGAADMKGSLASMVIASERFVHDYPNHRGKVAFLITSDEEGPAHHGTKAVVERLKARNERLDWCIVGEPSSTTLLGDVVKNGRRGSLGAKLTVRGKQGHVAYPHLARNPIHLAAPALAELAAEHWDEGNAFFPPTSFQISNLNSGTGATNVVPGELTALFNFRFSTESTVEGLQARVSAILDKHELDWSIDWALSGLPFLTEPGELLDAVAHSIKGVTGRDTQPSTSGGTSDGRFIATMGTQVVELGPVNATIHQVDERILASDLDLLTEIYYQTLVRLLA, from the coding sequence ATGACGGCCCCTGCCGAGCTCTCGCCTACCCTTCAACTGGCCTGCGACCTGATCCGTCGCCCCTCGGTCACCCCTGTCGACGCCGACTGCCAGGCGCAGATGATGAAGCGCCTGGGCGCCGTGGGCTTCGCACTCGAGCCGATGCGCATTGAAGACGTAGACAACTTCTGGGCCACCCACGGCAGCCAGGACGGCCCGGTGCTGTGCTTTGCCGGCCACACCGACGTGGTGCCCACCGGCCCGGTGCAGCAATGGCAGCACGAACCGTTCGAAGCGCTGATCGACGCTGACGGCATGCTCTGCGGCCGTGGCGCCGCCGACATGAAAGGCAGCCTGGCCTCCATGGTGATCGCCAGCGAGCGCTTCGTGCACGACTACCCGAACCACCGCGGCAAGGTCGCCTTCCTGATCACCAGCGACGAGGAAGGCCCGGCCCACCACGGCACCAAGGCAGTGGTCGAGCGCCTCAAAGCACGCAACGAACGCCTGGACTGGTGCATCGTCGGCGAACCCTCCAGCACCACCCTGCTGGGTGACGTGGTCAAGAACGGCCGCCGTGGTTCGCTGGGTGCCAAGCTGACCGTGCGCGGCAAGCAGGGCCACGTGGCCTACCCGCACCTGGCACGCAACCCGATCCACCTGGCCGCCCCGGCCCTGGCGGAACTGGCAGCCGAGCACTGGGACGAAGGCAACGCGTTCTTCCCGCCGACCAGTTTCCAGATCTCCAACCTCAATTCCGGCACCGGCGCCACCAACGTGGTACCGGGCGAGCTGACCGCGCTGTTCAACTTCCGCTTCTCCACCGAGTCGACCGTCGAAGGCCTGCAGGCGCGAGTGTCGGCGATTCTCGACAAGCATGAACTGGACTGGTCGATCGACTGGGCGCTTTCAGGCCTGCCGTTCCTCACCGAACCGGGCGAACTGCTCGACGCGGTGGCACACAGCATCAAGGGCGTCACCGGCCGCGACACCCAGCCGTCTACCAGCGGGGGTACCTCCGATGGCCGCTTCATCGCCACCATGGGTACCCAGGTGGTCGAGCTTGGCCCGGTCAACGCCACCATTCACCAGGTGGACGAGCGGATTCTGGCCAGCGACCTCGACCTGCTGACCGAAATCTACTACCAGACCCTGGTTCGGTTGCTCGCCTGA
- a CDS encoding glycosyltransferase: protein MSSRKFGLNLVVVLAIAALFTGFWALINRPVSAPAWPEQISGFSYSPFRLGESPQKGQYPTDDEMRQDLEQLSKLTDSIRIYTVEGTQADIPRLAEEFGLRVTLGIWISPDLERNEREIATAIQLANTSRSVVRVVVGNEALFREEVTPENLIKYLDRVRAAVKVPVTTSEQWHIWKENPEIAKHVDLIAAHILPYWEFVPMKDSVEFVLDRARELKHQFPRKPLLLSEVGWPSNGRMRGGADASQADQAIYLRTLVNTLNRRGYNYFVIEAYDQPWKASDEGSVGAYWGVYNAERQQKFNFDGPVVAIPQWRALAVASVVLAMIALMVLFIDGSALRQRGRTFLTFITFLCGSVLVWIAYDYSQQYSTWFSLTVGVLLALGALGVFIVLLTEAHELAEAVWIHKRRREFLPVQADSAYRPKVSVHVPCYNEPPEMVKQTLDALAALDYPDYEVLVIDNNTKDPAVWEPLKAHCEKLGERFKFFHVAPLAGFKGGALNYLIPHTAKDAEVIAVIDSDYCVDRNWLKHMVPHFADPRIAVVQSPQDYRDQHESAFKKLCYSEYKGFFHIGMVTRNDRDAIIQHGTMTMTRRTVLEELGWAEWCICEDAELGLRVFEKGLSAAYAHNSYGKGLMPDTFIDFKKQRFRWAYGAIQIIKHHASALLRGKGSELTRGQRYHFLAGWLPWVADGMNIFFTIGALLWSAAMIIVPHRVDPPLMIFAIPPLALFFFKVGKIIFLYRRAVGVNLKDAFAAALAGLALSHTIAKAVLYGFFTSSMPFFRTPKNADSHGLLVALSEAREELFIMLLLWGAALGIYLVQGLPSSDMRFWVAMLLVQSLPYVAALVMALLSSLPKPVEKAAEAQQA, encoded by the coding sequence TCCGCCCCTGCCTGGCCAGAACAGATCTCTGGCTTTTCGTATTCGCCGTTCCGCCTGGGTGAAAGCCCGCAGAAGGGCCAGTACCCCACTGACGACGAGATGCGCCAGGACCTGGAGCAGTTGAGCAAACTGACCGACAGCATCCGAATCTATACCGTGGAGGGCACCCAGGCCGACATCCCGCGCCTGGCCGAGGAGTTTGGCTTGCGGGTGACGCTGGGGATCTGGATCAGCCCGGACCTGGAACGCAACGAGCGCGAAATCGCCACGGCCATCCAGTTGGCCAACACCTCGCGCAGCGTGGTGCGGGTAGTGGTCGGCAACGAGGCGCTGTTCCGTGAAGAAGTCACCCCGGAAAACCTGATCAAATACCTGGACCGGGTACGCGCAGCCGTCAAGGTACCGGTGACCACCAGTGAACAATGGCACATCTGGAAGGAAAACCCGGAGATCGCCAAGCACGTCGACCTGATTGCCGCGCACATCCTGCCCTACTGGGAATTCGTCCCGATGAAGGATTCGGTCGAGTTCGTGCTCGACCGCGCCCGGGAGCTGAAGCACCAGTTCCCGCGCAAACCCCTGCTGTTGTCCGAGGTCGGCTGGCCGAGCAACGGCCGCATGCGCGGTGGTGCCGATGCCAGCCAGGCCGACCAGGCCATCTACCTGCGCACCTTGGTCAATACCCTCAACCGCCGTGGCTACAACTACTTTGTCATCGAAGCCTATGACCAGCCGTGGAAGGCTAGCGACGAAGGCTCGGTAGGCGCCTATTGGGGCGTGTACAACGCCGAGCGTCAGCAAAAATTCAACTTCGATGGGCCCGTGGTGGCGATCCCGCAGTGGCGAGCCCTGGCGGTGGCCTCGGTGGTGCTGGCGATGATTGCGCTGATGGTGCTGTTCATCGACGGCTCGGCCCTGCGCCAGCGCGGCCGCACATTCCTGACCTTCATCACCTTTTTGTGCGGGTCGGTACTGGTGTGGATTGCCTACGACTACAGCCAGCAGTACAGCACCTGGTTCAGCCTGACCGTGGGCGTACTGCTTGCTCTTGGCGCGCTGGGCGTGTTCATCGTGCTGCTTACCGAGGCCCATGAACTGGCCGAGGCCGTATGGATACACAAGCGCCGACGCGAGTTCCTGCCGGTACAGGCCGACAGCGCCTACCGGCCCAAGGTATCGGTGCATGTGCCGTGCTACAACGAGCCACCTGAGATGGTGAAGCAGACCCTCGACGCCCTGGCCGCGCTGGACTACCCCGACTACGAAGTGCTGGTGATCGACAACAACACCAAGGACCCGGCCGTGTGGGAGCCGCTGAAGGCTCACTGCGAGAAGCTCGGCGAGCGCTTCAAGTTTTTCCACGTCGCGCCACTGGCCGGCTTCAAGGGCGGCGCGCTCAACTACCTGATCCCGCACACGGCCAAGGACGCTGAGGTGATTGCGGTGATCGACTCGGACTACTGCGTCGACCGCAACTGGCTCAAGCACATGGTGCCGCACTTCGCCGACCCGAGAATTGCCGTGGTGCAGTCGCCGCAGGACTACCGCGACCAGCACGAAAGCGCCTTCAAGAAGCTGTGCTACAGCGAGTACAAGGGCTTCTTCCACATCGGCATGGTCACCCGCAACGACCGTGACGCAATCATCCAGCACGGCACCATGACCATGACCCGGCGCACGGTACTGGAAGAGCTGGGCTGGGCCGAATGGTGCATCTGCGAGGACGCCGAGCTGGGCCTGCGCGTGTTCGAGAAAGGCCTGTCGGCCGCCTACGCCCACAACAGCTACGGCAAGGGCCTGATGCCTGACACCTTCATCGATTTCAAGAAGCAGCGCTTCCGCTGGGCCTACGGCGCCATTCAGATCATCAAACACCACGCCAGTGCCCTGTTGCGCGGCAAGGGCAGCGAGCTGACCCGTGGCCAGCGCTACCACTTCCTGGCCGGCTGGCTGCCGTGGGTCGCCGACGGCATGAATATCTTCTTTACTATCGGTGCGCTGCTGTGGTCAGCGGCAATGATCATCGTGCCGCACCGCGTCGACCCGCCGCTGATGATCTTCGCCATCCCGCCGCTGGCGCTGTTCTTCTTCAAGGTCGGCAAGATCATTTTCCTTTACCGCCGTGCGGTGGGGGTCAACCTCAAGGACGCCTTCGCCGCAGCGCTGGCCGGCCTGGCGCTGTCGCATACCATTGCCAAGGCGGTGCTTTACGGCTTTTTCACCAGCAGCATGCCGTTTTTCCGCACGCCCAAGAATGCCGACAGCCATGGGCTGTTGGTGGCACTTTCCGAAGCGCGGGAAGAGCTGTTCATCATGTTGCTGCTGTGGGGCGCGGCGTTGGGTATCTACCTGGTGCAAGGGCTGCCGAGTTCGGACATGCGCTTCTGGGTGGCGATGTTGCTGGTGCAGTCGTTGCCTTATGTGGCAGCGCTGGTGATGGCGTTGCTGTCTTCGCTGCCCAAGCCAGTGGAGAAGGCTGCCGAAGCGCAGCAGGCGTGA